ATCTAAAGGTTTCTTTGTATATTATTATGTTCTTAGAGATTAAGGTGTGGGTGAATGTTTGGAACAAGAACCACAAGATGTTGAATAAATTAACCAAACCACCGTCCTTAAAAGTGGATGTGTATTTCCGTTTTGTTCATATTTCCAATGTAAGTCTACATTTTGCCCTTTATGTTTACTTATggtttttgagtaaatataaacatttaatttactaCTTGCCTGCTGCtgttcattattatttatatccTTTTTTAGCACAAAATATTTGCCATAAATTGCTTGTATTGTTTGTCAATCGTTTTTTCAATTGATTTGTTGTTTGGCTTCGGTAATTAACGCCAACAGTGAATCCAGCTTTAAATCTTTGAAACGTGCAAAATGATTCATTATGGGTTGTATGGAATCGGATTCGATGGCGGCACAGATTGTTTGATTCTGTATTGTTCGATTTAAAGATGAAGCAACTTGATCCAAAAACTGACGCCATTTATCTTTATTGTTCTCTGTTAGGGTTGCATCGTCATTtgctacataaatattttcagctTGTAATATTAAGCAAACCAATGATGATATGCCAAACTGAAagaaatcaaatataaattaatttcatcTGTTCAATGTGGATcaatgtaaaattattaaattagaaTGTAAAGTTAATTAGTATATGGGAAAATAGAActtataaaatagatttttgtaggGTATCGAAAAACAATGGAACATATATTTTGTCAtttgaaaattgctatcgtgatattcccatgaacttttcattcacaatagttgattttgttcgtaacaaatgtttattgtttacaaaattccatctaaaaatgtccatgttggggaattttttcacgtgaacaaagttgatgacaaaaataaataaaaatacttgtAGTACAAATTACAAATGAAGGAATAAGAAATACCTAGCAATAgacaatacaaaattaaatatctcATGATTGTGAACTGATATACCAGTGGATTCTACAAAACAATGCACTCCGAATCGTAACCGGATGACAAATGTTGATCATTTACATGAGGAAACCAAGATGCTGTCTGTCAGGCAACATAATGTGTTGCTGGCAAGACAATATCTGTTGACATGTCATCAGCCATCCCAACCATCAAATTTTGATGgaagaaattttgttgatttttaatttttaaacaccctagttagaaaaaaattatttaactttaatatgTGGACCAATACTGTTCTGTTTGCGCGCTGTTAAAGAAAGCTTATTATGTACCACACGTTTTGCGTGAAATTGGCGGGGAAAATTTTGCAACTTTGATTGTTTGTTCTGGCGAAAGTTTACACAAAAGTGAAAAGGATTAATATGGAAAACATTTGTCCTAGTATGTAAAACTATAGTATACCAATGTTTGTTACGTTGTTATGTGTTTTTGTCCAATTGTACcgtgttttgtttatatgtatttttagaaTGAGCGTAACAAGTGTAGTTGTGTTTCGTGGATCAGTACTTTTGCATGGCAAAGCGTTGCAAAAAGTTGTGAGTGAGAAGTTATTAACCTAAGTGTACAGATTAATAAGAAACTAATCCTTTTTGTTCGAATCCACACGTtttcgaaaaaatcaaaatttaaaaattatattttgtggaAACGTCAAAATGTTGGCCAGATCGTTTATATGGCAGCTATATGAAATAGTGCTCCAaatcatatgaaactttgtaGGTCATCTTAGgaacataaaaaatgtattcaaatcaaatttcacttcaatagctttataaacaaaaaagttggggCAAATCGTTCAGATGGGCTATATAGCAGCTATATGAAATAGTGCCCCAACTGATATGAAAATTGGCAGGTCATCTTGGgagtataaaaaatgtatacaaaccaAATGCCACCGACAGAGGTGGCACAATTTCTCCAGCTCCCAGTACCACCTCATGACACCACTAATAATTAATATcacaattgaatttattttcaggGAAGAACTTCCAACAATAGCggaactgttacaacaacaacaaagattAAGTTGTCAAAAGCTGAAATTTgacagtataattttttttaacaaatataatgagtcgattatggatggcaactgAAGCTTCAGTTTCGTTGTCAGTTGCCTAAATGATATTACAGATGGCAACTGACAACTGTCACTTCTATTGCCAAATTGGCAACTAGAAATGTGTGGTTGTCCATAATCGACACATAAGATCGCACTTGCTTGCTAATATTAAGGATAAAATGTTATTATGAGTTAAAAAACCTCCGGCACCTCGGTGAGTCGCTCTGAAATCATATCATATATTATTCTGAACTCGAAATGATCATGAAAATTGAACTACCACACATGGTGAAGAGGGATACACTTATTTCACCTGTCGCAAGAAGTGTGGACCAAAATATGGCTTGAACCCcaaacaatatttaatctgCATGTAGGGGTTCTGCATGTAgatcaagtccaagaaattgtgctacttcgAAAAGATGAGTCTATAAATTCTATGGATATAGTGAAGTAGTGAAGGCTGACTGGAAGTAATATATGCGGCGGGCATAAGATGGGGACGTCACGGCTTATGCTGGACCAGAAAGCACTTTAGACAAAACAATTCTTGTTTTACGCGACAGAatcttctcggcgtctgctagcgcggaattgatggcgtctctatgaatgttgttcaaagctgtcatatacgagctgCGCTCAAATGGAACCTGCAGGACACCCTGTGACGGTACTTAAGGCTGCATTTTGAAAGCTTCTAGTAGGTAGAATTCAGCGAAGGTGACCACACTGAAGAAGCATAGTGGCACCCATGTTTATCGGATGGTTTACAGTTGAAACTTGTGCGCCATCGAATATGATGCCTAAATTGAGTTTTACATCCTTCGTTCAAGTGATGAAGAGTGTTGCTCgcagtgaagaaattgtggTTCAAACTGTATTAGTAGATGTATACCTCTATAATACGTCCAATACTGACTTATGGATCTctaaatgcagtaaatttgtaCCTCACTGAGGGAATGACCTACAAACGATtacaatagaaaacaaaatgaaGCAGTGGTTGCTAAAATTTGCGGCATCActggcaacatttttaattaaaaagcatTTAACGTAAAGCAATGATGGCAAATATTAATGCATTTACAAACGCACTCGTAGTAATAGCACAAGTTTTCTCCTCAATGCAATAGCACGGTGAGGGATGTCTGAGCTACATTACAAAGAAAATGGACAGGCAAATAAATCTCCCCGTTAATAGTCTACGCATAGCGATAAAGGAATCTATGTACCTATCAAAATTAAGCTATGCTAAGGAGCTgatatctttttttaaataaaataacaaaaaaggaGTAGGAAGCAACATCCATCTGTCATCGTTGACAATATCAATATTATAATATAGTAAATAACGTAAGCCTTATCGTAAATTGTCTGTAAAAGTCTGGTGTCGTTACTATTTAAATGTTATCTAACTTACCTTACTACAAAAGACGCCATTCGATTTTTTATCATTAAGTGTAATGGCTGaagaaatttttacaataatctCAAAGTTAGcagatttaatttgtttattaaactcAGGATACAGGGAGTATAATACGCCTTCTGTATCATCGcgatcttttttaaaaacattttgcaaaGAGCTGAAAACACCAATCCACACATTCCAACGTACGTCGTGGCTTTCAATATTCGGCATGATGCGACGAATTAAAACCTTAAATTGAAATGCgttataaaaattacaatatttcaaTTGGATTATTCAAAAAGACTCACCTTTCCTTTGCGGACATTCATCATGGCAACGACCTTGTCATGTTGCAATCCTGCcactaatttttcaataagagCATCTTTTGTTTCGATTTCGTAGTTAAATTTGCTTTTCATAGATGGATTGTTAGATGTGTCTGTGGCTCGTTCCTCTGGTGTTTTATTGGCATTTTCTAATTGTTCTAGGGCTGCAATGCGTTCGCTTTCCTTTTTCTTCTTCATCAGTATTGTCGCAATCACATTCGGATTGTTTAGGTCTTCCAACTTCAGCAGGATGCGATACAAAGTCTCAATATGCAACAGAATATAACGGGACTTCCGCTGACTATTGGCTGCCGTCGTATCGCCAACTGTATTTGTCATCTGCACCAAAGCCGGAGTTTCCGATTTAATACCAACAACATTGATGCTTGACAGAGTTGTACCAGCGTCTGCAGACAATGCCGTTTGAACTAATGTAACGTCCTTAGCGACGGCGTTATTTGATCCAGTTGTGATCGAAGTGGATGATGTTTCATTACCCATAATTTCAGCATCAATAATTTTACGTGGTGCCGTTACACTGCCGTACTGTAACTTACCAAgcgaattttcaaatttgagaGGTGTAAAAACATATGTCGGCAACTTCATCTCTTGGTTTTGGTTGTGATTTTCAGAATTACGACGTTCACGATGCTGGCCATTTCGTTGACCATTCTTATTGCCCAGCTGCACTAGAATAAGTTGAGCGTGCCCCTTGGGTTGAGTTAAAGGATGATTAAGCTGGTTGTCCTTGTGTGCCTGGCTGTGACGCAAATTTCCACTCAAGACCACCTTTCGTTCCCTATAGACAGTGTAATAATAGTCGTCAATGTATGGCGTGTCAGTGTTTAACTGCGACAATTGAATACCAATCAGCCAATGTTTTTCACGAGTGCTCATAAGATTGGCGTACTCGTCGAATTCTTCGTGCGGCAAATTACCATTAGCCGACACTCCGTCACGTCTCAtattatgattttgtttttgatttcctACGATGCCACTGCCGCCAATTGCAGCATTTGGACCACCGCCAATACGCTGATTGTGGTTATTATTGATGTTAATGTGATTTTGAATGCAATTCTGTTGTTGCTGAAGCTGTTGAGCTTGGCGAGcggcgttctggagcagtgggtgattttgttgaatttcttGTACAAGACGCA
The nucleotide sequence above comes from Calliphora vicina chromosome 1, idCalVici1.1, whole genome shotgun sequence. Encoded proteins:
- the Patr-1 gene encoding protein PAT1 homolog 1, whose amino-acid sequence is MEDSFFGFDTSVPLDDDGGGQIAEPSEEEYDALNDETFGSAINGDWEEVHENLVRLTGDVEGDGDTLDSGAHGVASGGYGSLSGMKNSRTQRFADSDLELNLSGMKLDDVDLNYGDNESMSGLMGDTVKMDPSVWSLGVKDRTLGANSSAVVNRLSSNPEDFLREHFPTPFQHHQQQQQNQDLNNQRQLQIKQQQSQNLSFGLPQFPKMSLPPQQQQQPKICTLEDIERNMIMQQTMPKQPQIQHHQQSQQQQHEAEMIAKQQKILHDILRHSSETPTPLQQQQQPQHLQHGNHQQQQQQQQQQQQQHQQMLSQQYSLLLAQKGPQGPRGFVNPNQQSPPRPSNNFANNLAQHPLGNLLQQQQQQQQDLPQPPPLHSQPQLGAAGSRLPPGFYFQQSGHPPLPPHPLLNQHGGLPNNFPNQRPLPNAHLPVALNNFAMHPNFNAMRAAARGIHPAAILAQQHQQQQQQSVPNRIPGHLPNSMMLLNQNPNTSNSSFNMFNMRLVQEIQQNHPLLQNAARQAQQLQQQQNCIQNHININNNHNQRIGGGPNAAIGGSGIVGNQKQNHNMRRDGVSANGNLPHEEFDEYANLMSTREKHWLIGIQLSQLNTDTPYIDDYYYTVYRERKVVLSGNLRHSQAHKDNQLNHPLTQPKGHAQLILVQLGNKNGQRNGQHRERRNSENHNQNQEMKLPTYVFTPLKFENSLGKLQYGSVTAPRKIIDAEIMGNETSSTSITTGSNNAVAKDVTLVQTALSADAGTTLSSINVVGIKSETPALVQMTNTVGDTTAANSQRKSRYILLHIETLYRILLKLEDLNNPNVIATILMKKKKESERIAALEQLENANKTPEERATDTSNNPSMKSKFNYEIETKDALIEKLVAGLQHDKVVAMMNVRKGKVLIRRIMPNIESHDVRWNVWIGVFSSLQNVFKKDRDDTEGVLYSLYPEFNKQIKSANFEIIVKISSAITLNDKKSNGVFCSKFGISSLVCLILQAENIYVANDDATLTENNKDKWRQFLDQVASSLNRTIQNQTICAAIESDSIQPIMNHFARFKDLKLDSLLALITEAKQQIN